A region from the Rhizoctonia solani chromosome 13, complete sequence genome encodes:
- a CDS encoding phosphoribosylformylglycinamidine synthase, translating to MTPSLLETTKQKNEDTLATSGTNKRAKILKHASAITITPGTDILHKPPAASATVTQLHYSQSIRGVFSTLLKTHSSNIDPGCIPLSDSTSHRSGHAPGATNMHSEQANKSGEVVKAKPKDVGNLLKSKLKGDVGLHSLFFIGQAVFNVYHTMFPLDAICKEYFPFTNNSNYPAQYDSPSGGNAKPNLIQGSLCNNQVHWADIKLITECKPTSKTSDWNLAYLQLACDACIVFAQ from the exons ATGACACCATCACTACTTGAAACCACCAAGCAAAAAAATGAAGACACACTTGCTACTTCTGGGACCAACAAAAGGGCCAAGATACTCAAGCATGCCTCTGCCATCACCATCACTCCTGGTACTGATATATTACACAAGCCACCA GCTGCTTCTGCCACTGTTACTCAATTGCACTACTCTCAATCAATCAGAGGAGTTTTCAGCACACTGCTAAAGACACATAGCTCAAACATTGACCCAGGCTGCATCCCTCTGTCTGATTCAACCAGCCACAGGAGTGGCCATGCTCCTGGTGCAACAAATATGCATAGTGAACAAGCAAATAAATCAGGTGAGGTTGTCAAGGCAAAGCCAAAGGATGTAGGAAATTTACTCAAGAGCAAGCTGAAGGGTGATGTTGGCTTGCACAGCTTGTTCTTCA TTGGCCAAGCTGTATTCAATGTGTACCACACCATGTTCCCCCTTGATGCCATCTGCAAAGAGTACTTCCCATTCACCAATAACAGCAACTATCCTGCACAATATGACTCACCAAGTGGTGGCAATGCAAAGCCCAACTTGATCCAAGGAAGCCTGTGCAATAATCAAGTCCATTGGGCTGACATCAAGCTGATTACTGAGTGCAAGCCCACCTCCAAAACCAGTGACTGGAATCTTGCCTACCTCCAGCTTGCTTGTGATGCTTGTATTGTGTTTGCTCAATAG
- a CDS encoding L-aminoadipate-semialdehyde dehydrogenase encodes MSCGDSPEWYILEFVTSLLERPALRRFGLASKIISGDDSHQVNLVQTTIARMSAQVDPSRLARVVGRLQNLPAIALPTDYPRPPTNRLVEAVQTYQLTDDTSLGLLKLAIYEDDPEVSQNGDSDSDSQERPTPFQLLLSAFLVLLHRYTGDTDIIIGSSSATAPDPLFLRATIEPTDPFWAIVRRIQAVEKVAEADIVPFDVLVQELLKGRDSDSSPNAPIFRVRFFDETDAPQGAFLRSTDLTSDLTVFVTRPPISSRAPLVPQLGLRISYNSLLFASARINSLFDQLSALLKAVSADPLRPIGSVPLVTPSQRRSLPDPTADLNWCDWKGAITDVFSSNARKHPDRTCVVQSIPSPEFGKPQQTQVYTYADILRASNILAHHLIKGGVQREEVVMVYAYRSVEMVVAVMAILKAGATFSVIDPAYPPTRQTVYLKVARPRGLIVLKGAGAIHSTVRDFITDELAIRVEVPALEFLQQDGKPEIAGGDAHEAEPTDVLGSSKHLADTDPNVVLGPDSVGTLSFTSGSTGIPKGVKGRHYSLTHFFPWMGERFGLSEESVFTMLSGIAHDPIQRDMFTPLFFGAQLHVPTADDIGTPGRLAEWMADSNVTVTHLTPAMGQLLSAQATRQIPSLKNAFFVGDILTKRDCLRLQSLAANVRIINMYGTTETQRAVSYFAIPSVNDDSAFLASQKDIMPAGEGMIDVQLLVVNRNDRNIPCAVGEIGEIYVRSGGLAEGYLDPAATAEKFVDNWFGVGQPPREDTIKQPRNGKATGPEARFWKGIRDRMYRTGDLGRYDADGRVECTGRADDQVKIRGFRIELGEIDTHLSQHPYVRENVTLVRRDKNEEKVLVSYFVPATGQGVDDFMSSAGEEEDSAGKGLSRGFKVYNRLIKNIREHLKKKLPSYSIPSLFVPLNKMPLNPNGKIDKPALPFPDTVEAAATRSTGKNKLSPTEAKLQSIWKSLLPSAPSSIPLEENFFDIGGHSILATRLVFEIRKQFVVPAPLGLVFDKPTIRGLATEIDLLRGEDFGLAKDKIQVAKEAPITEEPAAVNYAADLDILVPTLKDKYAPLPDTFSSGAVTVFLTGGTGFLGSFILRDLLSRTDRVKKVICHVRANNAVAAADRLKQSMTDRDIWNEDWVTQGRLEAVSGDLESEKLGLDETSWNKVAQEADAVVHNGAMVHWVYPYPKLRAANVSSTLSVIELASTGKAKMVSFVSSTSALDTEHYVRLSDSTIAAGGLGVLESDDLEGARTGLQTGYGQTKWVSEKVLMEAARRGLSCRIVRPGYVVGDSKFAITNTDDFIWRLVKGCIQLGLVPDMNNTVNMVPVDHVATCAALSALFPPSTSSDAPSLGVIAAPVLHITSRPTVRYNALFNTLPKYGYAVNQVDYPVWRTRLEQHVVETQDNALYPLLHFVLDDLPTSTKSAELDDSNTTSLLRAAGAVENMTVDESLMGMYLSWLVRVGFLSAPESGKGIPLPELSGAGIAIGRSTGH; translated from the exons ATGAGTTGTGGCGATAGCCCCGAGTGGTATATTTTGGAATTTGTCACCTCTCTACTCGAGCGCCCGGCGCTTCGGCGCTTCGGACTTGCTTCGAAGATCATTTCTGGGGATGACTCCCATCAGGTTAATTTGGTACAAACGACCATCGCGAGAATGTCCGCGCAGGTGGATCCTTCCAGATTAGCACGAGTAGTCGGGCGACTCCAAAACTTGCCTGCTATTGCTTTGCCTACAGATTATCCAAGGCCGCCCACTAACCGACTTGTCGAAGCGGTACAAACCTATCAACTCACAGACGACACATCTCTCGGCCTCTTGAAGCTCGCCATATATGAAGATGACCCAGAGGTCTCACAGAACGGAGATTCTGACTCTGATTCCCAGGAGCGCCCTACTCCTTTCCAGCTACTGCTTTCTGCCTTTTTAGTCTTATTACATCGCTATACTGGCGACACTGACATCATCATTGGCTCGTCGTCCGCAACTGCACCAGATCCTCTCTTCCTTCGAGCTACCATCGAACCTACAGATCCTTTCTGGGCGATCGTACGGCGAATTCAAGCAGTCGAAAAAGTTGCCGAGGCAGATATCGTACCTTTTGACGTTTTAGTCCAAGAATTACTAAAAGGCCGAGATTCGGATAGCTCGCCCAATGCTCCTATTTTCCGAGTACGATTTTTTGACGAGACCGATGCTCCGCAGGGCGCTTTCTTACGCTCTACCGATTTGACCTCCGACCTTACCGTTTTTGTCACACGGCCGCCGATCTCGTCGCGTGCTCCCCTTGTTCCTCAGCTTGGTTTGCGAATCTCGTACAACTCGCTTTTGTTTGCATCAGCAAGAATAAATTCACTATTTGACCAACTCTCCGCGCTTTTGAAAGCAGTGTCTGCGGACCCACTCCGTCCTATTGGCTCCGTCCCACTTGTCACACCGTCTCAGCGACGCTCTTTGCCTGATCCAACGGCAGACCTTAATTGGTGCGACTGGAAAGGCGCTATCACGGACGTGTTTTCCTCCAACGCTCGCAAACACCCCGATCGTACCTGCGTCGTTCAAAGCATACCTTCCCCCGAGTTCGGAAAACCTCAACAGACCCAAGTGTATACTTATGCGGATATACTACGAGCTAGCAATATTCTGGCACACCATTTGATCAAGGGCGGGGTGCAAAGAGAAGAAGTAGTAATGGTATATGCGTATCGTAGCGTTGAGATGGTAGTGGCCGTCATGGCCATTCTCAAGGCGGGTGCCACTTTCTCGGTAATTG ATCCTGCATACCCTCCTACTCGACAAACCGTCTATCTCAAGGTTGCACGACCTCGTGGACTCATTGTATTGAAAGGAGCAGGGGCGATTCATTCGACCGTTAGGGACTTTATTACGGACGAACTCGCCATTCGAGTAGAGGTACCAGCCTTGGAGTTTTTACAGCAAGATGGCAAGCCGGAAATTGCAGGGGGTGACGCTCATGAGGCAGAGCCCACCGATGTTTTGGGGTCGTCTAAACACCTGGCAGATACTGATCCTAACGTCGTTCTGGGTCCCGATAGCGTTGGTACCTTGAGTTTCACCAGCGGTAGCACTGGTATTCCCAAGGGCGTGAAAGGAAGACATTACAGTCTGACTCATTTCTTCCCCTGGATGGGTGAAAGATTTGGGCTTTCCGAAGAGAGCGTATTCACCATGCTAAGTGGTATTGCACACGACCCGATTCAACGCGATA TGTTTACGCCTCTCTTCTTTGGGGCCCAGCTTCATGTTCCGACCGCCGACGACATTGGTACCCCAGGTCGCCTCGCCGAGTGGATGGCCGATAGTAATGTAACAGTAACACATCTCACACCTGCCATGGGCCAGCTTCTCTCTGCACAAGCAACCCGCCAAATTCCGTCACTCAAGAACGCATTCTTCGTCGGGGACATCCTCACTAAACGTGACTGCCTCAGGCTCCAATCCCTCGCAGCTAATGTACGAATCATCAACATGTACGGGACCACAGAAACACAGCGTGCAGTTTCCTATTTTGCGATTCCAAGCGTCAACGATGATAGTGCTTTTCTCGCGAGCCAGAAGGATATTATGCCGGCAGGAGAGGGCATGATCGATGTCCAATTGCTCGTTGTCAACCGGAACGACCGAAACATCCCTTGTGCTGTTGGCGAAATTGGCGAAATCTACGTCCGTTCAGGAGGGCTAGCAGAAGGATACCTTGACCCTGCAGCGACGGCAGAAAAGTTTGTCGATAATTGGTTTGGAGTCGGACAGCCACCCCGGGAGGATACGATCAAGCAGCCCCGCAACGGAAAGGCCACGGGCCCCGAAGCTAGGTTCTGGAAAGGGATTCGGGATAGAATGTACCGAACGGGGGACCTTGGACGGTACGATGCCGATGGGCGCGTTGAATGTACGGGCCGAGCAGACGACCAAGTCAAGATTAGAGGATTCCGAATTGAGCTCGGCGAGATTGATACTCACTTGAGCCAACACCCCTATGTCCGGGAGAACGTTACATTAGTACGACGAGACAAAAACGAAGAAAAGGTGCTGGTCAGCTACTTTGTGCCCGCTACTGGACAAGGCGTGGACGATTTCATGAGCTCTGCtggggaagaggaggatAGCGCTGGGAAGGGTTTGTCTCGTGGATTCAAGGTCTACAACCGACTCATCAAGAATATCCGAGAACATCTGAAGAAGAAATTGCCAAGTTACAGCATCCCCTCTT TGTTCGTTCCCCTCAACAAAATGCCACTAAATCCCAATGGAAAAATCGACAAGCCTGCTCTGCCTTTCCCTGATACCGTCGAGGCTGCAGCTACTCGAAGTACAGGCAAAAACAAGTTATCTCCTACCGAAGCGAAGCTACAATCCATTTGGAAAAGCCTCCTCCCAAGCGCACCTAGTTCTATTCCTCTCGAAGAAAATTTCTTTGATATTGGCGGACACTCTATCCTAGCCACTCGTCTAGTCTTCGAAATCCGCAAACAGTTTGTTGTACCGGCTCCTCTCGGCCTGGTGTTCGACAAACCTACCATTCGCGGACTAGCTACCGAGATTGACTTGCTACGCGGCGAAGACTTTGGTCTAGCTAAGGATAAGATACAGGTGGCCAAAGAAGCCCCAATTACCGAGGAGCCGGCGGCGGTAAATTATGCAGCCGATTTAGACATCTTGGTTCCAACACTTAAGGACAAATATGCTCCTCTTCCAGATACCTTCTCGTCGGGTGCTGTCACCGTATTCCTTACGGGTGGAACTGGATTTTTAGGGTCATTCATTCTCAGAGACCTACTATCGCGTACCGATCGCGTCAAAAAGGTCATTTGCCATGTGCGCGCCAATAATGCGGTAGCCGCTGCGGATAGGCTCAAGCAAAGCATGACTGACAGAGATATTTGGAACGAGGATTGGGTCACCCAGGGTCGATTAGAAGCCGTTTCCGGCGACCTCGAGTCAGAAAAACTTGGTTTAGATGAGACGTCTTGGAATAAAGTAGCTCAGGAGGCTGATGCTGTCGTACACAACGGTGCAatg GTGCATTGGGTATACCCGTATCCTAAACTTCGTGCAGCCAATGTCTCATCTACTCTCTCCGTTATTGAACTTGCGTCTACGGGCAAGGCGAAGATGGTGTCGTTTGTCTCCTCGACATCCGCTCTTGACACCGAGCACTATGTCCGGCTGTCTGACTCGACAATCGCTGCGGGGGGGCTGGGTGTACTCGAGTCAGATGATCTCGAAGGTGCCCGAACCGGACTACAGACTGGTTATGGACAGACCAAATGGGTATCTGAAAAGGTATTGATGGAGGCCGCACGAAGAGGCCTTTCTTGCCGTATCGTACGGCCTGGTTACGTTGTAGGTGATTCCAAGTTTGCTA TCACAAATACCGATGACTTTATCTGGCGCCTGGTCAAGGGTTGTATCCAACTCGGCCTCGTACCGGACATGAACAATACTGTCAATATGGTTCCGGTTGACCACGTCGCAACATGTGCAGCACTTTCCGCCCTATTTCCTCCATCCACCTCATCCGATGCTCCGAGCCTTGGTGTAATTGCCGCCCCCGTACTCCATATCACATCTCGCCCGACCGTTCGTTATAACGCCCTATTCAATACGCTGCCTAAGTACGGATATGCAGTCAACCAAGTGGACTATCCCGTTTGGCGAACCCGTCTTGAACAACACGTCGTCGAAACTCAAGACAACGCCTTGTATCCTCTTCTGCACTTTGTTCTTGACGACTTACCCACGAGCACTAAGAGTGCGGAGCTCGATGATTCGAACACGACAAGCCTATTGCGTGCGGCTGGTGCAGTTGAGAATATGACTGTGGACGAAAGTTTGATGGGGATGTATCTGTCATGGCTTGTACGAGTTGGTTTCTTATCTGCCCCTGAATCAGGAAAAGGAATTCCGTTACCGGAGCTTAGTGGGGCTGGTATAGCAATTGGAAGAAGCACTGGGCACTAG
- a CDS encoding short chain dehydrogenase, which translates to MSVFNASRLQNKTVLITGASGGIGEATAILFAKAGSNVILAARRTEVLAKVKAACETAYKESGIQTGGKFAAIKLDVSDKNAVANLWNDVPQELRDVDILVNNAGFVLGVERVGDINPNDIEAMFATNVLGLISVTQALIKDFKERKKGHFINIGSVAGREPYVGGSIYCATKHAVSAFTGSLMRELVDTPIRVTEIQPGMVETDFSVTRYRGDKTAADKVYAGLQPLVAEDIAEEIVWAAARPPHVNLAQVYVLPVNQASATLNYRATQSEAIIRIKGRSIAFSATHVTVIFLNTLLLRRTGATCKQGKPLVHVTVTVPLHTTLSLYHVNMGIDLRLGDFIPGLLVPPEANIHLTIGIHFLLAALYTLTITSHPRAFTLVRIVLGIPAGYIFYLYAFYPYETPTRGVDIGLAVVGLYGIMRVIDTCIVDLLVGVHTPPRWVVDGKVLPLPTSFFGRLGYSIDYLLSLRGTSIFKNTTWDWIVPSTKRRMPSPKTSRLVFLASASWSLFKQYLIYDALDTLNKSRIWDNRLPHPITDGGLNIFEQLTFAFSVCAGTALSISFPATMVAIFAVACGAPVEAWPPMFDAPFSAVSLADFWTRRWHSLFRRVFDRLSLGIIHGLEKIHAPLPSHLRKTLRAILIFALSATLHLFLMYRLPISDTHHHPSFLDRSTLFFFLSQPFALLVEKTVIEPLSGGNIWVTRCWAWGWLLCSGRWWADVWVRRGLWDPKEKVVGYSVARRLLKGTWSP; encoded by the exons ATGTCGGTTTTTAACGCTTCTAGGCTTCAGAACAAAACAGTCCTTATTACAGGTGCTTCCGGAGGAATTGGCGAG GCAACCGCAATACTATTCGCAAAG GCTGGGTCCAACGTCATTCTTGCTGCACGTCGAACCGAAGTCTTAGCCAAGGTTAAAGCTGCATGTGAAACAGCTTACAAGGAATCAGGGATTCAAACCGGAGGAAAATTTGCCGCGATCAAGCTTGATGTGAGCGATAAGAATGCGGTCGCAAATCTCTGGAACGACGTGCCCCAAGAGTTACGGGACGTTGACATCCTTG TCAATAATGCTGGGTTCGTACTTGGTGTGGAGAGAGTCGGAGACATCAATCCCAATGACATTGAGGCTATGTTTGCAACGAATGTCTTGGGTTTGATCTCGGTCACCCAAGCACTCATCAAAG ATTTCAAGGAGCGCAAGAAGGGACACTTTATTAACATTGGATCTGTGGCCGGAAGGGAACCTTACGTTGGAGGTTCAATCTA TTGCGCTACGAAGCATGCCGTCAGTGCATTTACTGGTTCGTTGATGCGTGAACTTGTCGATACTCCTATTCGTGTGACTGAAATTCAACC TGGAATGGTTGAGACTGACTTCTCTGTCACTCGCTATCGCGGAGACAAGACCGCAGCAGACAAAGTATATGCAGGATTACAACCTT TGGTGGCTGAAGATATTGCCGAAGAGATTGTTTGGGCAGCCGCACGACCACCACATGTCAATCTGGCCCAGGTATATGTGTTGCCTGTCAACCAGGCGAGTGCTACACTCAACTATAGAGCTACTCA ATCAGAGGCCATCATTCGAATCAAGGGACGAAGTATAGCCTTCAGCGCCACACACGTGACCGTGATTTTTTTGAATACACTTCTATTGCGGAGaacaggagctacatgcaaacaaggcaaaccgctcgtACACGTGACCGTGACCGTGCCTCTGCATACTACACTTTCTCTCTACCACGTCAACATGGGGATAGACCTCCGGCTAGGGGATTTTATACCAGGACTACTTGTTCCTCCAGAGGCTAATATTCATCTGACGATTGGTATCCATTTTCTTCTTGCTGCACTTTATACCCTCACAATCACATCTCATCCACGAGCTTTTACTCTCGTCCGAATCGTACTCGGTATCCCTGCTGGGTATATATTTTATCTTTACGCGTTTTATCCCTATGAGACTCCTACTAGAGGAGTAGATATAGGGCTGGCCGTTGTTGGACTCTATGGAATTATGCGAGTGATTGACACGTGCATAGTAGACCTTCTCGTCGGCGTTCATACTCCGCCGAGGTGGGTTGTCGATGGCAAAGTTCTACCGTTGCCAACATCCTTTTTTGGGCGCTTGGGATACTCCATAGACTACTTGCTGTCATTGCGCGGAACTAGCATTTTTAAAAATACGACTTGGGATTGGATTGTCCCGTCGACCAAACGTCGAATGCCATCCCCGAAAACCTCACGCCTAGTATTCCTTGCATCGGCGAGCTGGTCCTTATTCAAGCAATATCTTATTTATGATGCTTTAGATACACTCAACAAATCTCGGATATGGGATAACCGGCTACCACATCCTATCACCGATGGCGGCCTCAACATATTCGAGCAACTCACTTTTGCTTTCTCCGTCTGCGCGGGCACAGCTTTGAGCATTTCTTTCCCAGCCACAATGGTGGCTATATTCGCAGTTGCATGCGGTGCTCCAGTCGAAGCATGGCCACCCATGTTTGATGCACCGTTCTCAGCGGTGTCCTTAGCTGATTTTTGGACCCG TCGTTGGCATTCTCTGTTTCGTCGTGTATTCGACCGACTTTCGCTCGGGATCATTCATGGTCTCGAAAAGATTCACGCACCTCTGCCTTCTCATTTGCGCAAGACATTACGCGCTATTTTAATTTTCGCTCTTTCTGCTACCCTGCACCTTTTTCTCATGTATCGCCTCCCGATCTCCGATACCCATCATCACCCGTCTTTCTTGGACCGTTCGACCTTGTTCTTTTTCCTCTCTCAACCCTTTGCACTTCTCGTGGAAAAAACCGTTATTGAACCTCTATCGGGAGGAAATATCTGGGTCACAAGATGCTGGGCGTGGGGATGGCTATTGTGCTCTGGGAGGTGGTGGGCCGATGTCTGGGTCCGCAGGGGTTTGTGGGATCCCAAGGAAAAAGTGGTTGGATACTCGGTAGCTAGGAGGCTGCTGAAGGGGACCTGGTCCCCTTAG
- a CDS encoding hemopexin domain protein, which yields MVGRAALNIPGTDETYWFKGDKYVRYKWTPGTTTDSVTYGPTEFVKEWESLKESGFKHIDAILPVPGHDRRAYFFSGDKYARIEYVVGAPGDKILVEFAPIKGNWLSLDKAGFSTVDGALQVPGKTDEAYIFSGKQYVRIKFTEGQINDELLDGPKDITTGWSATKFDTIDTIIPRPGNNQNAYLFSGNKYVQIKVNVGGYDELISDHREVAPYWPGLHKAGFY from the coding sequence ATGGTCGGACGCGCTGCTCTCAATATCCCCGGAACCGACGAGACCTACTGGTTCAAGGGCGACAAGTACGTTAGATACAAGTGGACCCCCGGTACGACGACCGACTCAGTCACGTACGGTCCCACCGAGTTCGTGAAAGAGTGGGAGTCCCTGAAGGAGAGTGGCTTCAAGCATATTGATGCCATCCTCCCGGTTCCCGGCCATGACCGCCGTGCCTACTTCTTCAGCGGCGACAAGTACGCGCGCATAGAATATGTCGTAGGCGCGCCAGGTGACAAGATCTTGGTGGAGTTCGCCCCGATCAAGGGTAACTGGCTTTCTCTCGACAAGGCTGGGTTTTCGACGGTCGATGGGGCCCTGCAGGTCCCTGGGAAGACTGATGAGGCCTACATTTTCAGCGGCAAACAATACGTGCGCATCAAGTTTACAGAGGGGCAGATCAACGACGAGCTCCTGGACGGACCTAAGGATATCACAACTGGCTGGAGCGCGACCAAGTTTGATACGATCGATACAATCATCCCAAGGCCCGGGAACAACCAGAACGCATATTTATTCTCAGGCAACAAATACGTCCAGATCAAGGTCAATGTCGGGGGGTATGACGAGCTTATCAGCGATCACCGTGAAGTCGCGCCCTACTGGCCTGGACTGCACAAGGCCGGATTTTACTAA
- a CDS encoding hemopexin domain protein: MSGVAALNIAKSNETYFFQGDRYVKFKWTPGTTDDEITYGPTEFAKEWASLKEAGGDKYARIEYVPGAPGDKILGGVRPIKGNWLSLDKAGFTEVTAALPVPGRSNEAYIFSGQQYCRIKYTEGKIDDELLDGPKPISVGWSKVGFTDFDTIFARPGSENGAYVFSGSEYSQIKVNVGGYDEIVSDKREIDQYWPALVRLGSTEQWDQMWLHSSV; encoded by the exons ATGTCCGGAGTCGCAGCCCTAAACATTGCCAAAAGCAACGAGACCTACTTCTTCCAAGGAGACCGATACGTCAAATTCAAATGGACACCAGGCACGACCGATGACGAAATCACCTACGGCCCGACCGAGTTTGCGAAAGAATGGGCGTCGTTGAAGGAGGCCGG CGGCGACAAGTACGCACGGATCGAGTACGTCCCTGGTGCGCCGGGTGACAAGATTTTGGGTGGAGTTCGCCCGATCAAGGGTAACTGGCTGTCGCTCGACAAGGCTGGGTTCACCGAGGTCACTGCTGCGTTGCCTGTGCCTGGACGGAGCAACGAGGCGTACATTTTCAGTGGACAGCAGTATTGTCGCATCAAATACACCGAGGGGAAGATCGACGACGAGCTGCTCGATGGGCCGAAGCCTATCTCGGTTGGCTGGAGCAAGGTCGGATTCACGGATTTCGATACGATTTTTGCTCGACCTGGTTCCGAAAACGGGGCCTATGTGTTTAGCGGAAGCGAATATTCTCAGATCAAAGTTAATGTCGGAGGATATGACGAAATTGTTAGCGATAAGCGTGAGATTGACCAGTACTGGCCGGCACTAGTCAGGCTGGGTTCTACTGA GCAATGGGACCAAATGTGGTTGCATAGTTCTGTATGA
- a CDS encoding Dabb domain-containing protein, protein MQFGGPLITDRTKGYDFSLFARFKDRAALDTYAANDEHRWVIDNVIRPHTDIEETIDYDLEIPDDAW, encoded by the exons ATGCAGTTTGGCGGACCACTCATCACCGACCGAACGAAGGGCTACGACTTCT CCTTATTCGCACGCTTCAAGGACCGTGCTGCTTTGGATACTTATGCTGCCAACGATGAGCACAGATG GGTGATTGATAATGTTATCCGGCCGCATACTGATATTGAAG AAACCATCGACTATGATCTTGAGATTCCAGACGATGCATGGTGA